Genomic segment of Bdellovibrio bacteriovorus:
CGGCCGCCTCACCTGAGGTTTTCAAAGGAACGATCTTATCGTCAGTACCGTGAATAATAAGTGTTGGAATATCAAACGCCTTCATGTCTTTGCGAAAGTCAGTGTGGCCGAATGCCGTGACGCAATCTAAAGTCGCTTTCAGCGAAGCCATCATCGCCATGTTAAAACACCATTGTTGAGTTTCATCCGAGACAGGATGTTTTACCACGTTCACGCCGAAGAACATTTTCGTAAACTGGGCAAAGAATGCGGGGCGATCCTCTTCAATTTGCGAAATCATTTGTGCGAAGACTTTCGGCTCCACTCCGTCGGGATTGCTATCGTCTTGCAAAAGATAAGGAGTCACCGCTCCTAAAAGAACGGCACTAGAGATTTTGGAAGAGCCGTAACGACCTAAATATCTCGCGATTTCTCCTCCGCCCATTGAAAAACCGACAAGGGATACTTTTTCGAGTTTTAAGTGGTTGATTAAAGAATCCAGATCATCCGCATAAGTGTTGTAGTCATTTCCGCTTGCGGTTTGTTCGGATCGACCGAACCCGCGGCGGTCATAGGTAATAACTCTAAATCCTTTCTTTAAGAGATCTAAAGTTTGATATTCGAACATGTCGGCGTTCAGCGGCCATCCGTGAATCAAAATCACGGGCGCACCTTCGCCCATGTCGCGGAAAAAAATGCGGGCTTGATCTTTTGCCTTAAAGAATTCCATGTGAGCTCCTCTGTTTTTCGATGAAAATAATTGTTATGCGAGTTACGCCGACATGCCATTAAGGCGCCTAATTTGTGAGTAATTACATTCTTGCTGTGCGAAAACATTGAGTTTCGCCACTAAGTTCGACAAACTGGCGGCTCAACGGAAGGGCGATAAATGGGAACACTCATCGATATTATTTTGCACTTAGATCAGCATCTTGTGGAATGGATGGCTTTGTTTGGTCCTTGGATCTATGTGATCATGTTCCTGATTATATTCTGTGAAACAGGATTGGTCGTAACACCGTTCTTGCCGGGGGACTCTTTGTTGTTCGCATTGGGTGCACTGACTACGGTTGAAGGTGGATTGAATCTTTGGATTTTGCTGGTGAGTTTAACTATTGCGGGAATTCTTGGCGATACCGTGAATTATCATATCGGCAAATATTTAGGACCGAAGGTTTTTGAATCAGACAGCCGCTTCTTTAAAAAACAATATCTACTGCAAACTCAAGAGTTTTACGCGAAGTGGGGAGCATTCACTATCGTTGCCGCTCGTTTTGCACCGATTGTAAGAACATTTGCGCCCTTTGTAGCTGGAATTGGTTCAATGAATTACCGTAAGTTTGTTTCTTACAACATTATTGGTGCTATTGCGTGGGTCTTTATCTTTATTCTTGCGGGGCACTTCTTCGGTAACTTGCCAGTTGTTAAGCGCAACTTCCACATCGTGATCTTTGGAGTCATCGGCGTTTCATTAATTCCGGTAGTATGGCCCATGGTTAATGGCTACTTGAAAAAACTAAAAGGCGCCAATCACTAGGCGGCCTTTGGTTTTCTTAATCCCTGCATTTTAATAAGGAATGGATTCGTTTTTAAATATACCGGATCCAGTTCCCCGTAATATTTCAGAATACTTTCTAAAGCGAAATCCCCTGAACTTCGATGACTGGCCTGAGTACTTGATAACAATCTGTGTAGCGCATCCCAAACATCGGCGTTGAGCTGTTGTTTTGCGACTTCAACGATAGTATCAGCCGCGACACGGTTGTTCTTAGAGAACATATTTTCCCAGATCTTTCTTGCTGGGTATCCGTACTTACCAAGAACCACGATGGTGTTAGCTTGAACGCGGTAATCATCGTGATCAAGAAGCTTGGCTAATTGATCTTCTAAAGTTTTAGTCCAATGTTCTTTAGGAATGATTCTTCCGATAAGACTGACATAAGCAGACAGCACCTTTGTGCTAAGAAGCTTTTCTTGTTCGCCCGTAAAGAAAGAATGAAATGTTGTTTCTGCTTCCTTCGAAATTTCTTCCATGGTGGTTTCAAATTTATGAAAGCGAAGTGCGTGAAGAATCTTCACCAGATCATCGTCTCTGCGAGTGATCGCCATCAGTCTTAACTTCTTTAAGGTAAATAGCATGTGGGCATCTGCGCGGAAGTACGAAAGACGATCCCACATTGACGACTCAAAAATCCACTCAATCGAGTTGAAATCGCGAGCGCGACAGATCATGGATTCTTCTTTGAATCCTTTAAGTTGATTCACCTTGCGGTCAAAAACAAACAGTAGTCCTTCAGTGTCTTGAGAAGCGTCCTGGAAGAAAGTTAAAACCTGATGGCTTTTGTCGTCGACCAATGAAAGCAGCCTTACTGATTCAATAAGGGGAAGTCCGCTAAGAGCATGTCCTTCATCCAATTTAATGAAACGCATAAGTCCGTGAGCGAAAGAACCTTTCAATTTGAAGTAGTGATTCGCTTCTTCAGGAAGGCCGTTCTCAATCACAGTGGCTTCATAAAACAAATCGCGAATACAAGCCGCAGCTAATGACTCAGTAGAAAGCCCTGGCGCCATATCGTCTTTAAAGTGAAATACAATTTCGTCCCCGACAAATTGATAAATCAACCCATCATAACGTTGAATGACTTCCCTGGCGCGAGCGAAGTACTGGTTCAAGATAGTAATTAGATAAGTGTTATCCTTTTCAAGGAACATCTGAGTGTATCCGTTCAGGTCCACTCGACACATGGTCGCTTCGAAGTTGTAAGGCGCTTCTTTACCACTTTTCAGTTCGTGAAGAATCGCCGGTCCTACAGTTTCGCTATAGACTTCACTTAGTTTTTCTAAACGTACGCGCTCGCCTTCAAGCCCCATAGAGGCTTGAACAATGGTTTCGGCTTCTTTGGATGTGGTTTTGATTTCGGCAATTTCACCGCGAGAACGACCAGCTAAAGTTTTGCTTAATTGAATGATGTCTTTGAGTAAAAGAAATCCAATTAAACCCAACATGATCGTGACTATAGCGATATCTTTCCCAAAAAGAGGGAGCATGATCATAAGGGTTTCCCAGATGATCTCTGCTTTCCCCGAGAATGTGCCCGCTGTAAGTTTGAAATCCATGACTTTGATGGTTTTAAATGTCAGGTCATCTGAAGTTATAAATTCATTAAATCGTTTGTAATTATGATTTAGATCATCAACGTTGCCAGTATTGTTTTCAAAGAAAACAACTTCGTCGGCATTCTGTAAAATATAGAAATCTATGAGGTGGAGTTTTCGGGCTCGAGATAACCTGTCCTGTAGGCTCTCTGGTCGCTCTTGAACTAAAGCCCCTATGGATGATTGGAGTATATAATCAAGATTTTCCCTGCGGTTTTCGATTTCGCGATCAGCAAGTTTGGATGCTTGGGTAAAAAACTGGTAGCCAGTGAGTCCTACGTAAAAGACCCAAAAGCTGAAGACCAGCAAAAATAAAATAGATTTCTTATTTTTGCCGAACAAATCTGTCTCCTTGGTCTACAAAAATGATTTGTCCTTTTGAAGCTCCGTAACCATTTCCCGCCAGGTCTATGACGGTGATACTATTTTGCTTCAGAGTATTGATGAAGTTTTGATCTTTTAGCTTTGAGCGCGCTTGATTATAGGAGCCGCTCGTAAAGAATGAAACAACCTCATCTTGGCTTGGTATATACACGGAAGCTGTTCCCCTTTGAGTATTAGACTTGTTTGCTTGTCGTGCTGGAATGGTGGAGCTGCCTAGAGATCCACCCGTATTGCCCGAACTGCCTGAGCCTGATGACGGAAGTGATGCAGAAGCCCCGCTGGACGAGCCAGAGTTACCGACTTCAGATGCAGAAACTACTGGTGAAATTTTCGAACCGGAAGTAGATGCTATACTTCTTTGATTCATTGAAGCTGATGGACGCGTTTCTTGATTCGGGGCTGATGCCACGTAAGATGTTCCGCGGGTCAGGTCAATCTCTTCTTTAATGTACTCTCCGGCACCTAAGCCATCAGAACCCATCTTTTTAAGATTTCTTGCAGCAGCTACTTCTGATCCAGTGACAACTTTGGTGTTCAATTTGTATTCGCTGGCCGGAGAACGCGAAGATGTACTGCGACTACTCTTTTCGGAAGAGGAATCGGACCCTTCGTACGAAGAAGCATAGGAAGAGACGGAGCTATTTGAAGCTCTATAGCTTTCATTAGAGATGTTATCCGAAGTTGAACTCGAACTGCCGCCGCCACCACCTGATGAGGCTAATCCATTCACAGGCACCTCAGCAGCCACGGCTGGGGAGCCGGCCAGTACTTTTTCAGCCATTCTAATAACCGGGCTTGTCTGTTGTTGACTGGCCTCTTTAACGGGTTTTGCTCCGACCGCATCCGCCATTCGATTCATGTCAGTCGGCGAACCCGCTTTAGGGAGTTCCGCAGGTGCTTCTGCAATATTTTTATCAATTTTTTGTGGTGC
This window contains:
- a CDS encoding adenylate cyclase, with protein sequence MDFKLTAGTFSGKAEIIWETLMIMLPLFGKDIAIVTIMLGLIGFLLLKDIIQLSKTLAGRSRGEIAEIKTTSKEAETIVQASMGLEGERVRLEKLSEVYSETVGPAILHELKSGKEAPYNFEATMCRVDLNGYTQMFLEKDNTYLITILNQYFARAREVIQRYDGLIYQFVGDEIVFHFKDDMAPGLSTESLAAACIRDLFYEATVIENGLPEEANHYFKLKGSFAHGLMRFIKLDEGHALSGLPLIESVRLLSLVDDKSHQVLTFFQDASQDTEGLLFVFDRKVNQLKGFKEESMICRARDFNSIEWIFESSMWDRLSYFRADAHMLFTLKKLRLMAITRRDDDLVKILHALRFHKFETTMEEISKEAETTFHSFFTGEQEKLLSTKVLSAYVSLIGRIIPKEHWTKTLEDQLAKLLDHDDYRVQANTIVVLGKYGYPARKIWENMFSKNNRVAADTIVEVAKQQLNADVWDALHRLLSSTQASHRSSGDFALESILKYYGELDPVYLKTNPFLIKMQGLRKPKAA
- a CDS encoding alpha/beta fold hydrolase — its product is MEFFKAKDQARIFFRDMGEGAPVILIHGWPLNADMFEYQTLDLLKKGFRVITYDRRGFGRSEQTASGNDYNTYADDLDSLINHLKLEKVSLVGFSMGGGEIARYLGRYGSSKISSAVLLGAVTPYLLQDDSNPDGVEPKVFAQMISQIEEDRPAFFAQFTKMFFGVNVVKHPVSDETQQWCFNMAMMASLKATLDCVTAFGHTDFRKDMKAFDIPTLIIHGTDDKIVPLKTSGEAAAKLVPQAIFKKYDGAPHGLFITHKQQLNSEISKFLDQNKGSVISKRIRTDETIDKTGSAISRGH
- a CDS encoding DedA family protein; the protein is MGTLIDIILHLDQHLVEWMALFGPWIYVIMFLIIFCETGLVVTPFLPGDSLLFALGALTTVEGGLNLWILLVSLTIAGILGDTVNYHIGKYLGPKVFESDSRFFKKQYLLQTQEFYAKWGAFTIVAARFAPIVRTFAPFVAGIGSMNYRKFVSYNIIGAIAWVFIFILAGHFFGNLPVVKRNFHIVIFGVIGVSLIPVVWPMVNGYLKKLKGANH